From Paenibacillus sp. V4I7, one genomic window encodes:
- a CDS encoding L-fucose isomerase encodes MANSDYRWNQDFPKIGIRPTIDGRRKGVRESLEDQTMNMAKAVAALLSETLKYPNGEPVECVIADTCIGGVAEAAAAADKFTKSGVGVSITVTPCWCYGTETMDMDPSTPKAIWGFNGTERPGAVYLAAVLSGHAQKGIPAFGIYGKDVQDAGTTDIPQDVHEKLIRFAKAGLAAAYMKGKSYLSIGSVSMGIAGSIVNEELFQNYLGMRNEYVDMSELVRRIDEEIFDPEEYQLALNWVKENCSEGPDKNPPEIQTSRAKKDQDWETVVKMSLIVRDLMVGNPRLADIEFGEEALGHNAILSGFQGQRHWTDHFPNGDFMEAILNTSFDWNGKRAPYLVATENDSLNGVAMLFGNLLTNTAQIFADVRTYWSPDAVKRVTGHTLSGAAKDGILHLINSGPAALDGTGEQSRNGKPVMKPYWEITDEEVTKCLEATSWRPASVEYFRGGGYSTDFLTKGGMPVTMSRINLVRGLGPVLQLAEGYSVDLPENVHQQLDDRTDSTWPTTWFAPILTGEGSFTDVYSVMDNWGSNHGSISYGHIGADLITLAAILRIPVSMHNVAKDHIFRPRVWSNFGTSDPEGADFRACSSFGPLYN; translated from the coding sequence ATGGCAAACAGTGATTACAGATGGAACCAGGATTTCCCGAAGATTGGGATACGACCAACGATTGACGGCAGAAGAAAAGGGGTTCGTGAATCACTTGAAGATCAAACGATGAATATGGCCAAAGCTGTCGCTGCCTTACTAAGTGAAACTCTGAAATATCCAAACGGTGAACCTGTAGAGTGCGTTATCGCTGACACCTGTATCGGAGGCGTAGCCGAGGCTGCTGCAGCAGCAGATAAATTCACGAAATCCGGTGTAGGCGTATCCATCACCGTTACTCCTTGTTGGTGTTATGGAACGGAAACGATGGATATGGACCCATCCACACCGAAAGCCATTTGGGGCTTTAACGGTACGGAACGTCCGGGTGCGGTATACTTGGCCGCCGTTTTATCAGGTCATGCACAGAAAGGCATTCCGGCCTTCGGTATTTACGGCAAAGATGTACAAGATGCTGGTACAACAGACATTCCGCAAGACGTTCATGAGAAGCTGATTCGTTTTGCTAAGGCAGGGCTTGCTGCTGCTTACATGAAAGGGAAATCATACCTCTCAATCGGGTCTGTATCCATGGGGATTGCTGGATCAATCGTAAATGAGGAGCTGTTCCAGAATTACCTGGGCATGCGCAATGAATATGTCGATATGTCCGAATTAGTGCGACGTATTGATGAAGAGATTTTCGATCCTGAAGAGTACCAATTGGCGCTGAACTGGGTAAAAGAGAACTGTTCAGAAGGCCCAGATAAGAATCCTCCTGAGATTCAAACGAGCCGTGCAAAGAAAGATCAAGATTGGGAAACCGTTGTGAAAATGTCCTTGATTGTCAGGGATTTAATGGTCGGCAACCCACGTCTGGCTGACATTGAGTTCGGGGAAGAAGCACTTGGCCACAATGCGATTCTCTCTGGTTTCCAAGGGCAGCGTCATTGGACGGATCATTTCCCGAACGGAGATTTCATGGAAGCTATTCTGAATACTTCCTTTGACTGGAATGGCAAACGCGCCCCTTATCTGGTTGCAACAGAGAACGATAGTCTGAATGGTGTTGCCATGTTATTCGGTAATCTGTTGACGAATACAGCGCAAATTTTCGCCGATGTAAGAACGTACTGGAGCCCAGATGCGGTGAAACGTGTAACAGGGCACACTTTAAGCGGTGCTGCCAAAGACGGAATTCTTCACTTGATTAACTCCGGCCCAGCAGCGCTGGATGGTACAGGCGAACAGAGCCGCAACGGCAAACCTGTTATGAAGCCTTACTGGGAAATCACGGACGAAGAAGTGACTAAGTGTCTGGAGGCAACTTCTTGGCGTCCAGCATCTGTTGAATATTTCCGCGGAGGCGGCTATTCCACGGATTTCCTTACGAAAGGCGGTATGCCGGTCACGATGTCTCGCATCAACCTAGTAAGGGGCTTAGGTCCCGTGCTTCAGTTAGCAGAAGGCTACTCTGTTGATCTGCCTGAGAATGTGCATCAACAGCTGGATGATCGCACAGATTCAACGTGGCCGACGACTTGGTTTGCTCCTATTTTGACAGGTGAAGGCTCATTTACAGATGTTTATTCGGTTATGGATAACTGGGGCTCCAATCATGGATCGATCAGCTATGGTCATATCGGTGCTGACTTGATCACACTTGCTGCTATTCTAAGAATTCCTGTATCTATGCACAACGTAGCGAAGGATCACATTTTCCGTCCGCGCGTTTGGAGTAATTTCGGAACATCGGATCCAGAAGGCGCTGATTTCAGGGCTTGCAGCAGCTTCGGACCCTTATATAATTAG